From one Leishmania major strain Friedlin complete genome, chromosome 33 genomic stretch:
- a CDS encoding putative protein kinase: MPSTAATQIVSRGGSPTPPLTTDVDIRGPFLLYGPSGRLLSRYEPSDLWGLLISEHTTLKCTYAQTTVRVGRAGGCDTVLSDPRVSSTHFTISLELEPYGNSDHRNHRRGGGDHETPWLLRRSPKGSPAHTRGIHADANDDVASGADVPGSAVPGGLASSSSLSSPAAAGKGLNKDGRSDARALSGTTLPGWRVSRVSLTDCSANGTYVNGVLVGRGKCCDLHYGDDISIVRVPEKKRPRRGSATPTDLSSEEDETQQESEKEVACFSQGERGAKLPRGTAAAPLSSAQHVAPSSLDALAGGGAARMGTEANEEGNSPSGDDLRVTQMFTALLSTLSTEHTYVERFCFHLYHAEEVGRGGVPIIEPDTVVASQRAAAGEVEAEAERQGEDDKEQNKYDDVLRQPQPELKHNLSQHKSVRFPHDPVMVFDPPPENADGDAVDSPPASLSTLQHRDRHASLSTSPISPCAPVPDDTAASAAFAPQSSALSRASSANSLRTLSAVVTPHSLLRPRPSIQESFIAPINPPDTEESTAPSNGAVHGSAMASTPAIRFHESIGISPALQREAAAQRALAARRGSSTASNQTSGSLGTVGAITKDMPPDIPIRYAVLPLRHLQWGGRIGFGASGDVFMGIDVSTATVVAIKVLKGSSLFQSSQPADTAVAKAHSKTTSGRPAVPSVQDDGTILNLSNISLGNGAVADPRAASEGWTCASHALASPMTLSSHCATSLQVNHANEESIQISEASTPLTPASAVTSSSASAHGNTSAALVNMSSTPHCHTQVQQQQPPRPQSQDEHSASPLLRKHLREIIFLTTLQHRRIVRFLGFQFSGEGRLCLLMEYVAGGTLQTLVKNFGVFEENVIRLYTLQILEGLEYLKRKGVVHGDLKSANILVSEQSSVKLTDFGTSRFLRVCAAEEKGAGEAAGADDERPGAEVRRARRRGESREIRHAPADRAHKRYHHASSPGADAAVEEDSRGEDIGVGNAEGCGDCCRGGSDEDAYSDDIHSAEGTFEEDEEREDLNEDVGPERRLLCGTPLYMSPELIRTQEPTFASDMWALGCVVYEMATGGVLPWRPVHNLSAPAVIWYIGQRGEEGDGPSMDDVYTERDRLNRASTDPSLHESVDDSYDEGGGRRGHSSRGGSGGRWDRTPSPMLLDLLQSTLNMNPALRPTPVELLQHPFIRNETSNAALERWHALVAANRRPAPHALKQHGEKGEELMSHLKLKAEPVADTKSTLRSVRGSAGSASRDGSRHVRASLSPARTSPSPQAIHVEELNDNAPAKLGGENSPGTGSKPQHPSLHPPPPLGEPMTSPSMNLLGDPWEDVKPSSVLPLPPPASQPKPQVPKAHAVQVPSVLGAGNPDSQPLIYEPPRRPDIRGRRMDAPQSVIGRTAAAVECFPSAPYGAASLPWWTPQSFSAPTKLPVSRSRPSTAAVVGMRQAEQQAPYTMPVAQQNASKSYLRQHQLFLKQNELERRRLSFLVPQGGRQMRGRHRTEGPSILQQQQLLLPVPMAPTPAAAGRMPMCPPSYQYAMRQPVLEYTPGYSDYNPQVNTQTVEMCLPPGFTSQSPSAPHQQGRRQSGSSGSNRVVTGAQLQSVASSQQPLSQQLRGNKPKHSSRRERAQNAPITAAASNVSPSLHPNTRSPVISMSPSHVRGPAAAASTHASSGPVLPHASQQFAPPPPPQQQQQLSLQPLHPVVGGLMMELDNLTISSPLLSSFAASIAPLPVQDHRYVLSYSSAPMPVDQPVSKSQQAQCQGPVLPLPSHPHHRHTAHAQSTTTSSFGPGSGEGGGAVQQASPANTAEVEGAGNSAAQRNARRGRQGHRSAFSSSSLLLRQNRLRNPRRASPLLRQQLHQMTLARTRTCVVEHSNRQEQQRIPPLNEEVPAAQQQEEPRSTKRPCAARPSGRSSSTHTAGKKRRIRTSLRVSTREAIRRRQQRRSQKQRDQSPEANAKQQ; encoded by the coding sequence ATGCCCTCGACGGCCGCGACGCAGATCGTCAGCCGCGGTGGCTCCCCCACGCCGCCACTTACCACCGACGTCGACATCCGCGGTCCGTTCCTGCTCTACGGCCCATCGGGTCGCCTGCTGAGTCGCTACGAACCCTCCGACCTCTGGGGGTTGCTCATTTCTGAGCACACAACGCTGAAGTGCACGTATGCCCAGACGACAGTGCGGGTGGGCCGGGCTGGCGGGTGCGATACCGTCTTGAGCGACCCGCGGGTGAGCAGCACGCACTTCACCATCTCGCTAGAGCTGGAACCTTATGGAAACAGCGATCATAGAAACCAccggcgtggcggcggcgaccaTGAGACACCTtggctgctgcgtcgctcACCAAAAGGCAGCCCTGCCCATACTCGAGGCATACACGCAGACGCGAACGACGATGTCGCCTCTGGCGCGGACGTCCCGGGAAGCGCCGTCCCCGGTGGCTTGGCATCATCGTCGTCTCTGTCCAgtcccgccgctgccgggaAGGGCCTGAACAAGGACGGCCGATCCGATGCAAGAGCCCTTTCTGGGACGACGCTGCCTGGTTGGCGAGTGAGTCGTGTATCGCTCACCGACTGCAGCGCTAACGGCACCTATGTCAACGGCGTGCTCGTCGGTCGCGGGAAGTGCTGTGATCTGCACTACGGCGACGACATCAGTATTGTGCGGGTGCCGGAAAAGAAGCGTCCGCGTCGCGGCTCCGCCACACCGACAGACCTGTccagcgaggaggacgaaaCACAACAGGAGTCGGAGAAGGAAGTTGCGTGCTTTTCCCAGGGCGAACGTGGTGCAAAGCTGCCGCGCGGaaccgcggcagcgccgttaTCTTCCGCCCAGCACGTCGCTCCATCGTCGCTGGACGCGctcgccggcggtggcgctgcacgcATGGGAACTGAGGCGAACGAAGAAGGCAACTCGCCAAGCGGCGACGACCTCCGCGTAACGCAGATGTTCACAGCGCTCCTCTCCACGCTCTCGACGGAGCACACGTATGTGGAGCGCTTTTGCTTCCACCTTTACCATGCCGAGGAGGTTGGGCGAGGCGGCGTGCCCATCATCGAGCCCGACACGGTTGTCGCCTCTcagagggcggcggcgggggaaGTGGAAGCAGAAGCGGAAAGACAAGGGGAGGACGACAAGGAGCAGAACAAGTATGACGatgtgctgcggcagccgcaacCCGAGCTGAAGCACAACTTGTCGCAACACAAGTCGGTGCGCTTCCCTCATGACCCAGTTATGGTTTTCGACCCGCCACCCGAaaacgccgacggcgacgccgtggATTCACCGCCAGCCTCGCTCTCTACACTTCAGCATCGTGACCGACACGCCTCCCTGTCCACGTCTCCGATTTCTCCTTGTGCCCCGGTACCGGatgacaccgccgccagcgctgccttcgctccgcagagcagcgcgctctcgcgcgcctccagcgcgaACTCGTTGAGGACACTCTCTGCAGTAGTTACCCCGCACTCCCTTCTCCGGCCACGTCCGTCCATCCAGGAGAGCTTCATCGCCCCGATCAACCCTCCCGACACCGAGGAatcgacggcgccgtcgaaTGGAGCCGTGCATGGCTCCGCCATGGCCTCCACCCCGGCAATTCGCTTTCACGAGAGCATCGGCATTAGccctgcgctgcagcgtgaggcggctgcgcagcgcgcgcttgCCGCACGCCGCGGGAGCAGTACCGCGAGCAATCAGACTAGCGGCAGCCTCGGTACCGTTGGGGCAATTACGAAAGACATGCCACCGGATATTCCCATCCGCTATGCAGTACTGCCACTGCGCCACCTGCAGTGGGGTGGCCGCATCGGCTTCGGCGCGAGCGGGGATGTATTCATGGGTATCGACGTGTCGACAGCGACCGTGGTCGCCATCAAAGTGCTGAAAGGCAGCTCACTTTTTCAGTCCTCGCAGCCTGCCGACACGGCGGTGGCTAAAGCACACAGCAAAACCACCTCAGGAAGGCCAGCAGTGCCGTCTGTGCAGGACGACGGTACGATCCTCAACTTGTCAAACATCAGCCTGGGAAACGGCGCAGTCGCGGATCCCCGCGCAGCGTCAGAAGGCTGGACCTGTGCTTCTCACGCCTTGGCCTCCCCCATGACGCTGTCGTCGCACTGTGCCACCTCACTGCAGGTGAACCACGCAAACGAGGAGTCGATACAGATTAGCGAGGCCTCCACCCCGCTGACGCCGGCATCCGCAGTGACTTCGTCATCAGCCTCCGCGCACGGGAACACCTCCGCAGCGCTGGTAAACATGTCGTCTACCCCTCATTGCCACACGCaggttcagcagcagcagccacctcGGCCGCAGTCGCAAGACGAGCACTCTGCCTCACCACTTCTCCGCAAGCACTTGCGAGAGATTATCTTTCtgacgacgctgcagcaccgccgcatcgTGCGCTTCCTCGGCTTCCAGTTCAGCGGCGAGGGTCGTCTGTGTCTTCTCATGGAGTACGTGGCGGGTGGGACCTTGCAGACGCTGGTCAAGAACTTCGGCGTGTTTGAGGAGAACGTGATTCGCCTGTACACGCTGCAGATCCTAGAAGGTTTGGAGTACCTGAAGCGCAAGGGTGTTGTACACGGTGACTTAAAGAGCGCGAACATCCTCGTGTCGGAGCAGAGCAGCGTGAAGCTGACCGACTTTGGCACGAGTCGCTtcttgcgcgtgtgtgcagcagaggaaaagggagCCGGGGAAGCGGCTGGGGCAGACGATGAGCGGCCGGGAGCTGAAGTACGTCGCGCTCGTCGCCGGGGTGAGTCTCGCGAGATCCGCCACGCGCCTGCAGATCGAGCGCACAAGCGCTATCATCACGCCAGCTCTCCtggcgccgatgccgcggtGGAAGAAGATagcagaggagaggacaTCGGCGTCGGCAACGCTGAAGGGTGCGGGGACTgctgtcgcggcggcagcgacgaggacgcaTACTCGGATGACATCCACAGCGCCGAGGGCACCttcgaggaggacgaggagagagaggaccTCAACGAGGACGTCGGTCCGGAGCGTCGCTTGCTCTGCGGCACGCCTCTCTACATGAGTCCCGAGCTCATCCGCACACAAGAGCCGACCTTCGCCTCCGATATGTGGGCCCTAGGATGTGTGGTGTACGAGATGGCGACCGGTGGCGTTTTACCGTGGCGGCCGGTGCACAACCTGAGTGCGCCGGCAGTTATTTGGTACATTGGGCAGCGAGGCGAAGAGGGCGACGGACCCTCCATGGATGACGTTTACACGGAGCGAGACCGTCTGAACCGCGCCAGTACCGACCCGTCGCTTCATGAGTCAGTGGATGACTCGTACGACGAAGGCGGagggcgccgcggccacagcagcagaggcggcagcgggggtCGCTGGGATCGCACTCCATCCCCTATGCTGTTGGACCTCCTGCAGTCTACGTTGAACATGAACCCAGCACTGCGCCCCACCCCAGTGGAGCTGCTTCAGCATCCCTTTATCCGCAATGAAACCTCTAATGCGGCGCTCGAACGCTGGCACGCCTTGGTGGCAGCGAACCGTCGTCCCGCACCCCACGCGCTGAAGCAGCACGGCGAGAAAGGCGAGGAGTTGATGTCACATCTCAAGCTGAAGGCTGAGCCTGTCGCGGATACCAAGAGTACGCTGAGGTCGgtgcgtggcagcgcaggcagcgCTTCAAGAGACGGCTCACGGCACGTTcgcgcctcgctctcccccgcACGCACGTCACCCTCGCCACAGGCGATTCACGTGGAAGAGCTGAACGACAACGCCCCCGCCAAGCTAGGCGGCGAGAATTCACCGGGCACGGGATCGAAGCCGCAGCATCCTTCGCTgcaccccccgcccccgctaGGAGAGCCAATGACGTCACCGTCGATGAACCTTCTGGGAGACCCCTGGGAAGATGTGAAGCCGTCTTCCGTGTTGCCGCTTCCGCCACCGGCCAGCCAGCCGAAGCCGCAGGTGCCGAAGGCGCATGCAGTGCAGGTCCCCTCGGTGCTTGGTGCAGGCAACCCCGACTCGCAGCCGCTCATCTACGAGCCCCCGCGGCGGCCAGACATACGTGGGCGTCGCATGGATGCGCCGCAGTCCGTGATAGGTCggaccgccgcagccgtaGAATGCTTCCCCAGCGCGCCGTACGGTGCGGCGTCCCTGCCGTGGTGGACCCCGCAGAGCTTCTCGGCGCCGACCAAGCTGCCCGTTTCTCGATCTCGCCCCTCCACCGCGGCTGTTGTGGGTATGCGACAGGCTGAACAGCAGGCGCCGTACACCATGCCAGTGGCGCAGCAAAACGCGAGCAAGTCGTACCTGCGTCAGCATCAGCTGTTCCTCAAGCAAAACGAGCTCGAGCGTCGTCGACTCTCGTTTTTAGTGCCGCAAGGCGGACGGCAAATGCGCGGTCGCCACCGCACCGAGGGGCCGTCGATactacagcagcagcagctgctgctgcccgtgccCATGGCTCCCActccggcggcggctgggAGAATGCCCATGTGCCCGCCTAGCTATCAGTACGCGATGCGGCAGCCCGTGCTGGAATACACGCCTGGCTACAGCGACTACAATCCCCAGGTGAACACGCAGACAGTGGAAATGTGTCTGCCGCCGGGCTTCACAAGTCAGTCGCCCTccgccccacaccagcagggcAGACGGCAGAgtgggagcagcggcagcaacagggTGGTGAcgggtgcgcagctgcagagcgtcgcctccagccagcagccgctgtcgcagcagctgcgaggAAACAAGCCGAAGCACAGCAGCCGGAGAGAACGCGCGCAAAACGCGCCGATtactgcggcggcgtccaaCGTCTCGCCTTCACTGCACCCCAATACCCGCAGCCCCGTCATATCAATGAGTCCCAGCCATGTCAGGGGccctgcagcggctgcctccACACACGCGAGCAGTGGCCCTGTACTCCCACACGCGTCACAGCAAtttgcgccgccgccgccgccgcagcagcagcagcaactgtCCCTGCAGCCCCTGCACCCCGTTGTAGGGGGCTTGATGATGGAGCTGGACAACCTTACGATATCGTCCCCACTATTGTCGAGCTTTGCTGCGTCGATAGCACCCTTACCGGTGCAGGACCACAGATACGTACTCAGCTACAGCAGTGCACCCATGCCGGTGGATCAGCCGGTCTCAAAATCGCAACAAGCCCAGTGCCAAGGGCCCGTTCTTCCCCTTCCTTCGCatccgcaccaccgccacaccgcacacgcgcagtcGACGACGACAAGCAGCTTCGGTCccggcagcggagagggtggcggcgccgtccagcagGCTTCGCCAGCCAATACCGCTGAAGTGGAGGGAGCTGGAAACAGCGCTGCCCAACGGAACGCTCGACGTGGGAGGCAAGGTCACCGGAGCGCGTTCTCCTCTTCCAGTCTGCTTCTCCGGCAGAACCGCCTCCGAAACCCACGGCGCGCTTCTCCGCTACTGAGGCAGCAGCTACACCAGATGACCTTGGCGCGTACTCGCACGTGTGTGGTGGAGCACAGCAACAGACAGGAGCAACAGCGAATTCCGCCTTTGAACGAAGAAGTGCCAGCCGCACAACAGCAGGAagagccgcgcagcacgaaGCGACCGTGCGCGGCAAGGCCGAGTGGGCGGAGCTCGTCTACTCACACGGCGGGAAAGAAGCGGCGCATTCGCACATCGCTGCGTGTGTCCACCAGAGAGGCGATTCGGCGTCGGCAACAGCGACGTTCGCAGAAGCAGCGAGATCAGTCTCCAGAGGCCAACGCAAAACAGCAGTGA